In Oryzias latipes chromosome 19, ASM223467v1, the genomic stretch taaataattgagtAGGAGCTCCAAACTTAATTCTTTGACAATTTGCACATGAAAGCTGATAATGCAGAATTCCTGCATCATCGAAAGAATGTTCAAAGAGTTCGTGTCACCTATTGCCCCAACACTAATGCAAAAAGGTTGAGAACCAACTGAATTTTGTCAAATTAATACGAATGTAACCAAAATTtcgagaaaacaaaacagatgttaaatatgttttatcacatttgttaaaaaaaaagaagaatagaaaataaaataaatgtattttgaaatcttcaaactaaatttttttaaaaatttaaccAACAATGTGGTATAGTCAATTTGTCCATaatttacacacacaaacatgacatTAAAATCAAAGAGTTTTTGTCACAGCACatcaaaccacaaaaaataaagtgaaaaattgaatctattttatttaagttattttttttttttgtgaatttactTTCTACTGTCTTTACTTTTTTCACAGTCAATTCAACGCTACCTGGTAAGTTCTTTCTGTATATATACTAAGATCtacattttaatgttaaaaatcgTTAACTTTAgattataaaatacattttatccagaaagttagaaaaaaaatacatttgacagGGTTTAATCagcatttgcttttgttttaaaggtTCACTTTATCCAATTTATGGAACTGCAAGCTCCAGATCTGATGATGGAAGTTCTCCACAGATTCTCCTGCAAAAACCATTTGCCTACTTTGGAAAAACATACAACTACATTTTTGTACGTAAAGTAAAAGCATAAAACATTCTAaaccaaaatgatttttttcctttatctaaaaataaatacttgacAGTTTATGTTTGACATAGCTGataacaaaaagtgttttaaaattgtagtgattttttaatttttaattttaaatctgAGCAAACTGACCTCTTCGAGTGAAATTGTAAAGATTGTTTACAAATACACTTCTGTTTTTAGGTCAACCATAATGGACACTTGACATTTGATGCCTCATATTCCTCATTTACACCTCAAAGATTTCCACTCTACGGAATCAGAGACTTAATTGCTCCATTCTGGACAGATCTGGACAACAGACAAACTGGTTTGGTCCTCTACAACCAATACACCAACAGCAGTGTCCTCCAACAAGCTACACGGGACATTAATAGCTACTTCCCAAACCTAAACTTCAGTGCTGACTGGGTCTTTGTGGCAACATGGTATGAAGTGGGCTATTTTGGAACTGCCGGAACAGTAAGTCTGTAAATGTATTCATATAAATACACTTCTCATAAAAGTTGACTCTGAGGCGTGAGTTCTGATGAGGAGCTGGGGGCGGGAGCatattacaccggttttaaaatcgctgcattagCTCCCTGTGCGTCTCAgggttgattttaaagttctcttAATGGTTTATGAATCTTTTTATGGTCTTTGGGCCTTCATATTTAAGTGATTAGACtcttaacccctgtgctatcttagatgaccccacccttacattgacgtgttctccctaccatgacaaaggtggaaaaaggtggaaagatttcatgtaatccatggacaccagtgaagatcacaaatcattgaagaaaaaaggttcagaccactgtctagtgggtctagatgacccaactcccaacgataaagtgcctaggatagcacaagggttacggtatGAACCCTCCCataccctgaggtcctcagagtatgGGAGGGCGTcttagttgtccctaaggtgaggaccaaaacacaTGGTCAGATCTCGTTCCACCATTACGGTCCTCGtttgtggaacagcctgccgtagcatctcagggccgcagagactgttaaGGTTTTTAGGAAGAGGCTCAATACCCACCTGGGTGGGCTGGGCCTTACAATAAATGGATCTCCACAATCCTGTTTCCTTTCTGTTTCTTTAGAGCTGCAGCTCTTAAGTCtttgttcagctttttttgttcagtCATGGTTATAGTggggggaactgggtgggtggagggaagAGTCTAGGAAGTGAGGGGTGctaattttgtttaaatgtttgtttaattgTTGCAAAATGCAACCTTCTAAAAAACATTATGAATACAAAAAGTTTTACAAATCCACTAAAATATTTAGTGATTGCAGGAagaaattttcttaaaataataaaaaatccttgcaactttttcagaaaacaacttTCCAAGCCGTGTTGATCTCTGGAGGCCAGAAATCCTTTGTTCTCTTTAACTACGGTTCACTTGCCCCAACAGTCTGGAATGTTCAGGTTTGACTCATCACCCTCAATAAATGAACATTCATTTGCCATTTCTGAGTGGAAACACAATTGTTAATGTGTATTTTTGAACCTGCAGGCTGGATATGACACCATAAACTCTTTTCACCATTTCACCATTCCTGGATCTTTCTCAAGTTCTGCAACAGGCGACAACTCCACTTTCAGTCTGAGCAGCAACGTCAATGTAACGGGTCGCTGGGCCTTCCAATTGGACAGTGGAGTAAGAGGCTGCCAGTTCAATGGTAAATTTAtgtcttaaatatttttgagaGTTTCAACGACGGTTACTGAATCAgaaaaattacgagtttttcaGCAAcattacaaatatatataaatatttagatAAAAAACAGCAACTAAGCTAGATTGTTACCTATATTGTTTGACAAATTTCTTACGAGGGCAACTTTtaaatttatctatttttaataaagatatttatttatcatataTCTGTCTAAGTTGCAATGTAATATAATGTAGGTTCTATGTAAGAGTGAACTGGACTGTTTGCTTTTAAATCCTTCAGGTGAACCTGTGCAGCTGGGTGATTCTTTTTGGAATGATTCCAGCTGTGCACAGAAGTGCACGTGCACCAGAGCCGGCCTGCAGTGCTCTAACCAGCCCTGCTCCTTCTCCCAAGTCTGCATGCCAGCTTCCTTTCAGTTCTCCTGCCAGACGGTGCCGAGACGCACCTGCACTATCAGTGGCGATCCACATTACTACACCTTTGATAATAAAGTGTTTAGCTTTCAAGGCACCTGCACCTATGTTCTGTCAGAACAATGTCAGAATGAGCTGCCCTATTTCAGAGTAGAGGGCAAAAACGAACACTTTGGAAACACTCGTGTATCCTGGACAGGACTTGTCAAAGTTTTCGTCTATAATGAAACTATTGAGCTCGTCAAAAGAACCACTGGCAAAGCAAAGGTTAGTAAGGATTCATCTTTAACTATTTCttattcttcttattttttgtggtatttttttaacctgttccaTGTGTCCTCACAGGTTAATGGCAACTTTGTAGCGACTCCGTTTTCCCTCCTCCAGGACCGTATCCAGGTCTATCAGTCAGGCATGTCAATGATTGTCAGCACCAACTTTGGCTTGATGGTAGCCTACGACATAAGTTATTATCTCCGTATCAGTCTGCCCTACACGTACCAGAATGCAACATGTGGTCTATGTGGAAACTTCAACAATGAACCTGGAGATGACCTCCGAACTCGCGATGGCGAGGTCGTCAGCTCTGATGTCGTTTTTGCTAACAGCTGGCGAGCTTCTGGTGATGAGGATCCTGGTTGTGATGCACAGTGTGAAGGTCTGGAATGTGCTGGCTGCACTGCAGCTCAGACTGCATTATACAGCAACAATGACCACTGTGGCATCCTTCAGAACAGCTCTGGACCTTTTGCAGCATGCCACCAAACACTTCCCCCACAGAACTTTGTGGACAGTTGTGTTTATGATGTGTGCGTTGGTGGAGGATACCAACCCATTCTGTGCCAATCTTTAGGTGTATATGCAAGTCAGTGTCAACAAAATGGTATCCAACCTCAAAACTGGAGAAGACCTGGCTTCTGTGGTATGTTTTCTActcattaaacacattttatagaatacatttttaataaattgtctaaaatgaaagaataatTATGTCTTTTTTCACCTAGAAATCCCCTGCCCAGCCAATAGCCACTATGAGTCTCAAGCAACTGGATGTCCACCCACCTGTGTTAATCCTAACTCCACCCAAAACTGCCCCCTTCCTGTTCAGGAGAGCTGTGTCTGTGATACCGGCTATGTCCTCAGTGCTGGAGAGTGTGTTCCTTATGCTGAGTGTGGCTGCCGCTTTGAGGGTTTCTATTATCGATCAGGACAGACTGTTATACTGGATGAAGACTGTGGGAGGCGCTGTAGCTGCACCGCTGGCTCAATGACATGCAGCCCCCATGGCTGTGGCCCACATGAATCCTGCAGTGTGGATGATGGAGAAAGAGGATGCAGGCCTAATGGTTACGCCACATGCTGGATCAGGGGACCAGGGTCCTATCAAACATTTGATGGACTGACATATCAGTATCCTGGAGCATGCAGACTAATCATTGCTAAAGAAATGGGATTGTCTGGTCACCCACACTTCAACGTGATAACAGAAAAAGTACCAAACATCCTGCaaggtttttcaaatgttttaaaggttCGGGTCCAGGAAACAGAAGTCACCATCAACATGGACAACAACAAAGTCTGGGTAAATGACtgaaatgagctgtgaaaaaacaaatgtgaaacaCGACCGTTTAGTTTAGCTACGACCTACAATGGCAAATGATCCAAACAAAATGACCCTTTTTTTACGTTGCCTATTTGCAAAACAACTATGTGTATGGATTGACAAATTTAACCCAAGTTTATACTATTAAGCCCAAAGTGTGCTAATTAAGACTGAAATACAGTTCTGGTGtctaaaatgtcaaatacaaaACAGCAAGTCTGTGAtaatctgaaaacaaaaactttaaggATAAAGATCCTGTCACCTAAATGTTaatatttgtttaatattttgtttcaagccttttctggaaattcattttaCTGAATTtctgtaattctttttttttgtggacacCAGGGTTTCCAGCAGATATTAAACTCAGAAACAAACTTATTAGCAAACTTATATTGTATGTGTCTGACAGTAGATGCTGTTTGTTGGATTGCTATTTTTCAATTCTCCATCTCTAAgaactttctgtttgttttgaaatctttttttgtgtatatGCAGATTTTTCCCATCATGACTTTGGAAAAGTTTTCACAGAGTTGTTTCCATGTGTTCCAGGTTGATGGTCAGCTTTACAAATTACCTTTCACTTCTGGATCCAACCAAATCCGCATCTTCCATAGCAACACTCACAGCATCATCCTTCGCACATCTTTTGGTTTGACCGTGCAAACCGTCTGGCCTCACTTTGTTCGTGTCACTGCACCTGTAGTGTACAGCAGCTCACTTggtggactctgtggaaactacaATGATGAGCCCAACGATGACTTTCAAACACCAAATGGAACCCTGGTCCACAGTTCTCAGGTGTTTGGAGACAGCTGGAGAGAAGGCTCCCTGGCATCTCACTGTGTGGAGAACACAGTTTTTAACCCTCTTAATTACAGTTCAACTGAATTCTGTGGCATCCTGAGTTCACCACATGGTCCATTTACACCATGCTGGCCTGTGGTGGACCCTTCACAGCAAGTGGACGTGTGTGTGGACATCCTCCGTAGATCTGAAGATCCTGAATCAACACTGTGTGAGGTTCTACGAGATTATGCTCTGATGTGTCAACAACAGGGGGTTTCTCTGGGAGAGTGGAGGAATACAACTGGCTGTGGTAAGAACAATCCCGATCCTTTTTGGAGGTAACCTCtaattggattatttttaaatcagttttctttttctgcagcgGCAACTTGCCCTTCAAACAGCCATTATGAACTCTGTGGGACATCCTGTCCCTCCACCTGCCCCAGTCTCTCTTTCCCCTTCAGCTGTGACTCTCCATGTCAGGATGGATGTCAGTGTAATGATGGCTTTGTCCTCAATGGAAACCAGTGTGTGCCACCAACATCCTGTGGATGCTACCATGAAGGGCGCTATTGGCAAAGTGGTCAACAGTTTTGGGATGGAGAAGAGTGTCAGAGTTTGTGCAGCTGTAACGGTGTGACTGGTGTGGTCAGTTGTGTGCCACACTCTTGTGGTCCCGATGAGGCATGTCGAGTGGTAGATGGCGAGTTTGGTTGCCATCCCAACCCTCATGGTACCTGCTCTGCCTCTGGAGACCCCCACTACTTGACATTTGATGGAAAGACCTACGATTTCCAAGGAACGTGTCGCTATGTTCTAGCAGAGGTCTGCAATTCGTCCAGTGGGCTCCATCAGTTTTCTGTGGAGGCAAAGAATGAGCCGTTGAATGGGCTGCCCGTGTCCATCACAGCTGAAGTTGCTGTTAGTGTGTGGGGCTACAAAGTGTGGATGTTTAGCAATAACAGAGTAGAGGTAAgtatctttttaaagaaattactgCTTATACTTTTAATATAAAGTATATAACTTTTAGGAAAAGTATGACCCTGCACATGTTTCAacttcaaaatactttttttcagttaaaaaaaagcagttttggacaatgtttaaagggcctatataatGCATTTCTTGAGCAAAGTTACGCTTTGGAGTTTATTTTGTGAGGAGTTAACATTACAATAAACTTCGAAGCTGAAAATGTTGATTATTGCGTCATATAGGCCCTTTCATAAATTCCCTTGAAccttttaggttttaaaaaaacattttccatttacTTTGATGTAGGTTGATGGAATAACAAGAAACCTACCATTCGTTTTGAATGGGACCATATCTGTATTTGCAAGTGGATATCAAACATTTGTTCGTACAAGTTTTGGTCTAAGCGTCATGTATGATGGATGGAGCACGGTGTCTATCTCTGTACCTCCAGATTACAGGTATGTACTTTTGTATGTCATGAGCTAGTTCCACTAAGTTGTTAGGTAACTTCAGCTAGGACTCTTAGTAgcattgatatttttttgttaaacctcTAATAATAACCACCtgtatgttaaagacccactctgatcgtcttttgagctgttgtaaaagtgttcccagtaactatgattatgccgtttttagaaaaatcaaaagaacctatcattttcttggacatagttcctgcagagcggcatagttcattagaatttcctCTCTGAATTGATGGCTGGACCATTGGTGCGCAGCAACCTTACcacccccttcccttccctgttgctgagagctctctgtttacgcactgtcctgctagcttacagcccctcacacctccaagtaaaaacaaagacgtgcctggatctagtcatctacaagtttatacatcagaatggagcagagcagaaagtGTGAGGCCTGCTGAGGGTAGttcctacgtcacaaataagatcaatttttaaacagcatttcttttgtctgctcctaatttacagcagttaaaataaaggaatgcttagaaatgctatttttagctttattttcttcatacatgtcctccattagcagaaaaatgtcacaaaaacatgatgtTGATGGGAGTGGAAGTAAAGAAAGTTTGCTGTCATCAGGGTTGCAATTCTAATTGTTTTACTTTATCTCAAACATTTCTTTAGAGGGAACATGTGTGGACTTTGTGGAAATTTCAACGACAATCCAAATGATGACTTCCACACCCCTGATGGAGCAGCAGTCACCACACCTGATGCTTTTGGGGCAGCCTGGAAAGTACCAGGCAACTACACCTGCAGTGATGGCTGTGGCTCCTCCTGTCCACGCTGCACTAACGATCAAGCCGCCAGAGTTCAGTGTGAGGTGATTCAGGCAGCTGACGGCCCCTTCAGCTTCTGTCACGAGCACGTGGATCCAGCACCGTTTGTCAGCGACTGCGTGTTTGACGTTTGCGTGGGTGGGAATGCTGGAAACGACCTTCTGTGCAGGGCCATTGAGACATATGTGAGCGCATGTCAGTCTGCTAATGTCCGGATCTATCCTTGGAGACAAAACACCACCTGCAGTGAGTCTCACACTCAAAGATCTATATGATGGTACATATGCttcaaaatgtttcttaaaaTGTTGTTCATTTTCCTTCTAAGGCATCAACTGTCCAGCAAACAGCCACTATGAGCTGTGTGGAACAGACTGTGGCCGCACCTGTGCCAGCAGCACTGATGCCACCTGTGAGCATGCTTGCTCAGAGGGATGTTTCTGTGATGAGGGCTTCGTCAGAAGTGGTACAACATGTGTTCCTGAGGGGAGCTGTGGATGTCAATATGATGGCTTTTATTACAGCGTAAGTGATTTTTGAATGTCGTTATCGTCAGTGTAGGACATTTTAGCTTTGAGCTATCTCCTTATTCATGTAGCCTCCAGACTAGTTAGATATTCACCCTATtcctttgtttcattattttttgaaGTCTATTTCTAAAGTAATTTCCTTTCTCCAGAAAGATTGTAATTGCATATTTCCTGATAATTTACAGAGGAAGTTTAAATAGCTTTATGGAGACActtgaaaaacacttttcaacCAAAGAAACAATCAAAGAAATCAGTTGAATAATGTAACAAAAAAGAGGCTAAAGTtacataaaacaggaaaaatatgtcaaacattgtctttaaaataaagcGTACATTCCAGCAAAGACTTTTGACAATCTTTAATTGGGATTTCTAAATGTATTCGtgaaatgaaattaatttatttgttttaaccattttcaTAGGTGGGACAGTCTTTCTGGAAAGATGGTTGCTCTGAGCTTTGTGAATGTTTTGCCTCTGATGTTGTGCACTGTGCCGCTGCATCATGCACTGCTGCACAACAGTGCACCATCAAGGGTGGCCAGCTGGGCTGTTATGATGGGATGTCCACCTGCACTGTCTGGGGAGACCCCCATTACATCACCTTTGATGGCGCCCTGGCTCATTTCCAGGGAACGTGCTCTTATATCATTACTGAGACTGGGAGTCATGGCAACAATCACACCCAGTTTGAGGTTGTAG encodes the following:
- the LOC101160444 gene encoding LOW QUALITY PROTEIN: alpha-tectorin (The sequence of the model RefSeq protein was modified relative to this genomic sequence to represent the inferred CDS: inserted 1 base in 1 codon; substituted 1 base at 1 genomic stop codon); protein product: MPQRFPLYGPIDLIAPFWTDVDIRQTGLVLYNQYTNSSVLQQATRDINSYFPNLNFSADWVFVATWYEVPYYPMTATKTTFQAVLISGGQKSFVLFNYGSLAPTVWNVQAGYDTINSFHHFTIPGSFSSSATGNNSTFSLGSNVNVTGRWAFQIDSGPDGCVFDGTRVQLGDVFWSDSNCTQKCTCTTSGIHCISELCSFPEICVATNFQFLCFNVSVPAPVTSPPITTTLPPTVIIPNNVTHLSHFYPISGATTTRSLDGSSPEILLQRPFVYFGQTYNNIYVNHNGHLTFNSPYFSYIPQRFPLYGPIDLIAPFWTDVDIRQTGLVLYNQYTNSSVLQQATRDINSYFPNLNFSADWVFVATWYEVPYYPMTATKTTFQAVLISGGQKSFVLFNYGSLAPTVWNVQAGYDTINSFHHFTIPGSFSSSATGNNSTFSLGSNVNVTGRWAFQIDSGPDGCVFDGTRVQLGDFFWSDSNCTQKCTCTTSGIHCISELCSFPEICVATNFQFLCFNVSVPAPVTSPPVTTTLPPTVIIPNNVTHLSHFYPISGATTTRSLDGSSPEILLQRPFVYFGQTYNNIYVNHNGHLTFDASYSSFTPQRFPLYGIRDLIAPFWTDLDNRQTGLVLYNQYTNSSVLQQATRDINSYFPNLNFSADWVFVATWYEVGYFGTAGTKTTFQAVLISGGQKSFVLFNYGSLAPTVWNVQAGYDTINSFHHFTIPGSFSSSATGDNSTFSLSSNVNVTGRWAFQLDSGVRGCQFNGEPVQLGDSFWNDSSCAQKCTCTRAGLQCSNQPCSFSQVCMPASFQFSCQTVPRRTCTISGDPHYYTFDNKVFSFQGTCTYVLSEQCQNELPYFRVEGKNEHFGNTRVSWTGLVKVFVYNETIELVKRTTGKAKVNGNFVATPFSLLQDRIQVYQSGMSMIVSTNFGLMVAYDISYYLRISLPYTYQNATCGLCGNFNNEPGDDLRTRDGEVVSSDVVFANSWRASGDEDPGCDAQCEGLECAGCTAAQTALYSNNDHCGILQNSSGPFAACHQTLPPQNFVDSCVYDVCVGGGYQPILCQSLGVYASQCQQNGIQPQNWRRPGFCEIPCPANSHYESQATGCPPTCVNPNSTQNCPLPVQESCVCDTGYVLSAGECVPYAECGCRFEGFYYRSGQTVILDEDCGRRCSCTAGSMTCSPHGCGPHESCSVDDGERGCRPNGYATCWIRGPGSYQTFDGLTYQYPGACRLIIAKEMGLSGHPHFNVITEKVPNILQGFSNVLKVRVQETEVTINMDNNKVWVDGQLYKLPFTSGSNQIRIFHSNTHSIILRTSFGLTVQTVWPHFVRVTAPVVYSSSLGGLCGNYNDEPNDDFQTPNGTLVHSSQVFGDSWREGSLASHCVENTVFNPLNYSSTEFCGILSSPHGPFTPCWPVVDPSQQVDVCVDILRRSEDPESTLCEVLRDYALMCQQQGVSLGEWRNTTGCAATCPSNSHYELCGTSCPSTCPSLSFPFSCDSPCQDGCQCNDGFVLNGNQCVPPTSCGCYHEGRYWQSGQQFWDGEECQSLCSCNGVTGVVSCVPHSCGPDEACRVVDGEFGCHPNPHGTCSASGDPHYLTFDGKTYDFQGTCRYVLAEVCNSSSGLHQFSVEAKNEPLNGLPVSITAEVAVSVWGYKVWMFSNNRVEVDGITRNLPFVLNGTISVFASGYQTFVRTSFGLSVMYDGWSTVSISVPPDYRGNMCGLCGNFNDNPNDDFHTPDGAAVTTPDAFGAAWKVPGNYTCSDGCGSSCPRCTNDQAARVQCEVIQAADGPFSFCHEHVDPAPFVSDCVFDVCVGGNAGNDLLCRAIETYVSACQSANVRIYPWRQNTTCSINCPANSHYELCGTDCGRTCASSTDATCEHACSEGCFCDEGFVRSGTTCVPEGSCGCQYDGFYYSVGQSFWKDGCSELCECFASDVVHCAAASCTAAQQCTIKGGQLGCYDGMSTCTVWGDPHYITFDGALAHFQGTCSYIITETGSHGNNHTQFEVVATNNHRGNNHVSFVSLVDIHFSKDAESVHVRIGPNRRVKVDGSDVSLPTTVGAIAQLTLLSNLMVRVLYWSEXVSTIRTKSVGCVGTSTEXPSDDKVKPSGTLAQNDTEFGHSWKSPTSQPGCGSTDEIKGDGHCRFSQEYSELCSIITNTSGPFSACHLHSDPQPFFSSCVYDLCLYTPANGMLCSAVSAYEKTCTVLGLNIPEWRPALHCAESDPCEQLNCTENEWCGEKHGAYGCFCDEHHHRPNNDSYDSSITCESSSGTMSVSRCQLFEAGFHSSALHLRDSSCNGILQDGRLVFHFDNNNHLCGTVLRSNGTHFIYENDIQSETAPPGTLISRQKKLKLCFSCAYPLSQAQSMDVGINPVESILKKKLPAGRGSYHIRMTSYMDADFHFPFTSETDIEVDEKLYVEVQTEGVDQHQLATILDSCWATPVNTEDYSVRWDLITNECPNPDDGTVELIQSGISTVARFSFRMFTFTNFTSIFIHCNVHLCLLNGSDCTPQCYPNHRRFQRDLSHYDSQPISFGPVGMKKYDRKLKTSRAPGQLTSVFTVVVTLLAAKTLIL